The Tripterygium wilfordii isolate XIE 37 chromosome 4, ASM1340144v1, whole genome shotgun sequence genome has a window encoding:
- the LOC119997641 gene encoding 26S proteasome regulatory subunit 8 homolog A produces the protein MATVGVETKQPELAVSEEMCSAKGAAKQGEGLRQYYYQHNHKLQLLLRQKTHNLNRLEAQRNDLNSKVRMLREELQLLQEPGSYVGEVVKVMGKNKVLVKVHPEGKYVVDIDKSIDITKITPSTRVALRNDSYVLHLVLPSKVDPLVNLMKVEKVPDSTYDMIGGLDQQIKEIKEVIELPIKHPELFESLGIAQPKGVLLYGPPGTGKTLLARAVAHHTDCTFIRVSGSELVQKYIGEGSRMVRELFVMAREHAPSIIFMDEIDSIGSARMESGSGNGDSEVQRTMLELLNQLDGFEASNKIKVLMATNRIDILDQALLRPGRIDRKIEFPNPNEESRFDILKIHSRRMNLMRGIDLKKIAEKMNGASGAELKAVCTEAGMFALRERRVHVTQEDFEMAVAKVMKKETEKNMSLRKLWK, from the exons ATGGCAACCGTCGGAGTGGAGACGAAGCAACCGGAATTGGCGGTGTCTGAAGAGATGTGCTCGGCCAAGGGGGCCGCGAAGCAGGGTGAGGGGCTGAGGCAGTACTATTATCAACACAACCACAAGCTGCAGCTTCTCCTCCGACAGAAGACACATAATCTGAATCGCCTTGAAGCACAGCGCAACGACCTTAATTCCAAAG TGAGGATGCTTAGGGAGGAACTGCAGCTGCTTCAAGAGCCTGGATCGTATGTTGGTGAAGTTGTCAAAGTAATGGGAAAAAACAAGGTTTTGGTTAAG GTTCATCCAGAGGGGAAATATGTTGTTGATATTGATAAAAGTATTGATATTACAAAGATCACTCCATCAACAAGAGTTGCCCTCCGTAATGACAGCTATGTTCTTCATTTGGTATTGCCAAGCAAAGTTGATCCCTTGGTCAACCTTATGAAGGTTGAAAAAGTTCCAGATTCTACGTATGACATGATTGGTGGTCTTGACCAGCAAATTAAAGAGATTAAAGAG GTCATAGAGCTTCCAATTAAACATCCTGAATTGTTTGAGAGTCTTGGAATAGCCCAACCAAAG GGTGTGCTTTTGTATGGCCCACCTGGTACAGGGAAAACACTCTTGGCTAGGGCGGTGGCTCATCATACTGACTGTACTTTCATCAGGGTTTCTGGTTCTGAATTAGTCCAGAAGTACATTGGAGAAGGTTCTAGAATGGTTAGAGAACTTTTTGTTATGGCAAG AGAGCATGCTCCGTCAATCATTTTCATGGATGAAATAGACAGCATTGGATCTGCTCGAATGGAATCCGGAAGTGGCAATGGCGACAGTGAGGTGCAGCGAACTATGTTGGAGCTTCTCAATCAGCTGGATGGATTTGAAGCTTCTAACAAGATCAAG GTTTTAATGGCCACTAATCGGATTGATATTCTTGATCAAGCTCTCCTCAGGCCAGGGAGGATTGACAGAAAGATCGAATTTCCAAATCCTAATGAAGAG TCGCGTTTTGATATCTTGAAAATTCATTCAAGAAGGATGAATTTAATGCGTGGGATTGATTTGAAGAAAATTGCAGAGAAGATGAATGGTGCATCTGGTGCAGAGCTCAAG GCTGTGTGCACAGAGGCAGGGATGTTTGCTTTAAGAGAGAGGCGGGTTCATGTGACACAAGAAGACTTTGAGATGGCAGTGGCCAAAGTGATGAAAAAGGAGACAGAGAAGAACATGTCATTGCGGAAGCTATGGAAGTAA
- the LOC119997314 gene encoding 3-ketoacyl-CoA synthase 11-like, producing the protein MSPKNSEEEYLTNDIEIFGREKMAEPRPDMPLIPPTSSSSPSRKLPDFKKSVKLKYVKLGYHYLITHGMYLFLSPLVFVIAAQLSTFSLQDLYNIWENLQYNFIFVILCTTLLVFLFTLYFLTRPSPVYLVNFSCYKPEEARKCTKRIFMDQSRMAGVFSEQNLEFQRKILTRSGLGDSTYLPEAVLNIPPNPSMKEARKEAEAVMFGAVDELLAKTCINPKDIGILVVNCSLFNPTPSLSAMVINHYKLRGNIVSYNLGGMGCSAGLISIALAKDLLQVHPNSYALVISMENITLNWYFGNDRSKLVSNCLFRMGGAAILLSNKRSDRRRSKYQLVHTVRTHKGADDKCFACVTQEEDPNGKIGVTLSKELMGVAGDALKTNITTLGPLVLPMSEQLLFFATLVGRKLFKMKVKPYIPDFRLAFEHFCIHAGGRAVLDELEKNLQLSEWHMEPSRMTLYRFGNTSSSSLWYELAYTEAKGRVKKGDRTWQIAFGSGFKCNSAVWKALKTINPAKEKNPWMDEIKQFPVEVPKVSTI; encoded by the coding sequence ATGTCCCCAAAAAATTCAGAAGAAGAATATCTCACCAATGATATTGAGATTTTTGGCAGGGAAAAAATGGCAGAGCCTAGACCAGATATGCCTTTGATCCCACCAACTTCCTCTTCTTCACCATCCCGAAAACTCCCCGATTTCAAGAAGTCAGTCAAGCTCAAATATGTGAAGCTTGGATATCACTACCTCATCACCCATGGAATGTACCTTTTCCTTTCCCCTCTTGTGTTTGTGATTGCTGCTCAGCTCTCAACATTTTCACTCCAAGATCTTTATAACATTTGGGAGAATCTCCAGTACAACTTTATTTTTGTGATCCTTTGCACTACTCTCCTTGTTTTTCTATTCACCCTCTACTTTCTCACTCGCCCCAGTCCTGTATACCTCGTGAACTTCTCCTGCTACAAGCCTGAAGAGGCAAGAAAATGCACCAAAAGGATTTTCATGGATCAATCTCGGATGGCTGGTGTGTTCTCTGAACAGAATCTTGAGTTTCAGCGCAAGATTCTAACTAGATCTGGCCTCGGTGATTCTACATATCTACCAGAGGCTGTCTTGAACATTCCTCCAAACCCTTCTATGAAAGAAGCTCGGAAAGAAGCTGAGGCTGTGATGTTTGGTGCTGTTGATGAACTTCTGGCTAAGACTTGTATAAATCCCAAAGATATTGGAATCTTGGTTGTGAATTGTAGCTTGTTTAATCCTACACCATCTCTATCTGCCATGGTTATCAATCATTACAAACTTCGAGGAAATATAGTCAGCTACAATTTGGGTGGGATGGGTTGCAGTGCTGGCTTGATCTCAATTGCTCTTGCTAAAGATCTTCTTCAGGTCCATCCTAACTCCTATGCCTTGGTGATTAGCATGGAGAACATCACATTGAATTGGTATTTTGGAAATGATCGATCGAAACTTGTCTCAAACTGTTTGTTCCGCATGGGAGGGGCTGCAATACTACTGTCTAACAAACGATCTGACAGAAGAAGATCCAAATACCAATTGGTACATACTGTCCGAACTCACAAGGGTGCTGATGATAAGTGCTTCGCCTGTGTTACCCAAGAAGAGGACCCCAATGGGAAGATTGGTGTAACATTGTCGAAGGAGCTCATGGGAGTTGCAGGAGATGCCTTGAAAACCAACATCACCACATTGGGGCCTCTTGTTTTGCCAATGTCCGAACAATTGCTTTTCTTCGCTACGCTAGTGGGGAGGAAACTTTTCAAGATGAAGGTAAAGCCGTATATCCCAGATTTCAGACTAGCTTTTGAGCATTTCTGCATTCATGCTGGAGGAAGAGCTGTTTTGGACGAATTGGAGAAGAACCTACAGCTTTCTGAGTGGCACATGGAGCCATCAAGGATGACACTTTACCGGTTTGGCAACACCTCAAGCAGTTCTCTTTGGTATGAATTGGCCTATACAGAAGCCAAAGGAAGGGTGAAGAAAGGAGATAGAACATGGCAAATAGCTTTTGGTTCAGGATTCAAGTGTAATAGTGCGGTCTGGAAAGCTCTAAAGACCATTAACCCTGCGAAGGAAAAGAACCCATGGATGGATGAAATCAAGCAGTTCCCTGTGGAAGTTCCAAAGGTATCAACTATCTGA
- the LOC119997635 gene encoding GDP-fucose transporter 1-like yields MSSVRFDSTKQHYATSSLVVGYALCSSLLAVINKYAITKFNYPGLLTALQYLTSALGVWVLGKLGFLHHDPFTLETAKKFLPAAIVFYLAIFTNTNLLRHANVDTFIVFRSLTPLLVAIADAVFRKQPLPSKLTFASLVIILGGAVGYVATDSAFTLTAYSWAFAYLITITAEMVYIKHIVTNVSLNTWGLVFYNNLLSLMIAPLFWLLTGEYSEVFAALGSNSGNWFQMSAFLAVSLSCVFGLLISFFGFGARKAVSATAFTVTGVVNKFLTVVINVMIWDKHATPFGLVCLLFTLAGGVLYQQSVTRGGNAPPQRESTAHKETDSEFEADDLEEDQEKGTTGKLASI; encoded by the coding sequence ATGTCTTCTGTTCGATTTGATTCTACCAAGCAGCACTATGCCACGAGCAGTCTCGTGGTGGGATATGCACTCTGTTCGAGCTTGCTTGCTGTGATCAACAAGTACGCCATTACCAAATTCAACTACCCTGGTCTCTTAACTGCCTTACAGTACCTAACCTCTGCATTGGGTGTCTGGGTTTTgggaaaattagggtttttgcaTCACGATCCCTTCACATTGGAGACCGCTAAGAAGTTTCTACCTGCTGCAATCGTGTTCTATCTCGCGATTTTCACTAATACCAATCTCTTGCGCCACGCGAATGTGGATACCTTTATAGTGTTCAGATCCTTGACACCCCTTTTAGTGGCAATAGCCGATGCCGTGTTCAGGAAACAACCCCTGCCGTCAAAGCTCACCTTTGCGTCCTTAGTGATCATTCTGGGTGGTGCTGTTGGGTATGTTGCTACTGATTCAGCTTTTACTTTGACAGCCTATTCATGGGCATTTGCTTATTTGATAACGATTACAGCAGAGATGGTCTATATCAAACATATCGTGACAAATGTTAGTTTGAACACATGGGGTCTTGTGTTCTACAACAATTTGTTGTCTTTGATGATTGCACCTTTGTTTTGGTTGCTAACGGGAGAGTATTCTGAAGTGTTTGCTGCTTTGGGGTCTAATTCTGGGAATTGGTTTCAAATGAGTGCTTTCTTAGCTGTGTCTTTGTCCTGTGTGTTTGGTTTGCTTATCAGTTTCTTTGGCTTTGGAGCCAGGAAGGCGGTCTCTGCGACTGCATTTACTGTGACTGGTGTGGTTAATAAGTTCCTTACTGTTGTGATCAATGTTATGATTTGGGATAAGCATGCAACACCATTTGGTTTGGTCTGCCTTCTCTTCACGCTTGCAGGAGGTGTTCTTTACCAGCAATCAGTTACTAGAGGAGGAAATGCTCCTCCACAACGGGAGTCCACTGCACATAAGGAGACTGACAGTGAATTTGAGGCTGATGATTTGGAAGAGGATCAAGAGAAAGGCACAACTGGTAAACTTGCTTCTATATGA
- the LOC119997852 gene encoding uncharacterized protein LOC119997852: MEDRRHLSNSVGFCLLPSELIQNILLHLTFPEIARLKLLNKFIACVISDESFVRECNIRSTSTPWLFLCKKRRRSDACVHGFTDQSDRWFRIPVTDLLKPVMFTGEDLYLLTACRNVFLFASNTSQEVIAVNLVSKTVMRIPPSPLGPRGTSSWRRSAMKLVSGPQHFRFLFAELMDNRPVLFEYDSETNTWKSVVAQAQDSEPNLLPQDYVFLNLINRPNHDVVIAVGSRGRGSDPDPVIVRPRYDGEGNVGHGLLHVYGDGHMMVIKSNPAGSVRMLSSIQLWGLSLSGRRWEYISEISGEVMEEMKRPFGVMIGCLEGKDGMVRGALMSNNEGSWGIIWVSYDKRTSKWSWVLLPDCKMKGLNMAGIALSSGVVLP; the protein is encoded by the coding sequence ATGGAAGATCGCCGGCATTTGTCCAATTCCGTGGGGTTCTGCCTCCTTCCTTCCGAACTCATTCAAAACATACTTCTCCATCTAACTTTCCCGGAGATTGCTCGTTTGAAACTGCTCAACAAGTTCATTGCCTGTGTTATCTCCGACGAAAGTTTCGTGCGCGAGTGCAATATCCGATCAACGTCGACCCCCTGGCTCTTTCTCTGCAAGAAGAGGCGACGCTCTGATGCCTGTGTTCACGGTTTCACGGACCAGTCTGATCGCTGGTTCAGAATTCCTGTGACCGATTTGTTGAAACCAGTGATGTTCACCGGCGAAGATCTTTACCTTCTGACGGCGTGCCGCAACGTTTTTCTGTTCGCCTCCAACACTAGCCAGGAAGTAATCGCCGTTAATTTGGTTAGCAAGACTGTTATGAGGATCCCGCCAAGCCCATTGGGCCCTCGAGGCACCTCTTCATGGAGAAGATCCGCAATGAAACTGGTATCTGGCCCACAACACTTTCGTTTCTTGTTCGCTGAGCTGATGGATAACCGGCCCGTTTTATTTGAGTATGACTCCGAAACCAACACATGGAAATCTGTGGTTGCACAGGCACAGGACAGCGAACCCAATTTGCTGCCTCAAGATTACGTATTCCTAAACCTGATTAATAGGCCTAATCATGATGTCGTTATTGCGGTAGGATCAAGGGGGAGGGGCAGTGACCCTGACCCAGTAATTGTAAGGCCCAGATATGATGGAGAAGGAAATGTGGGGCATGGATTGTTACATGTGTACGGTGATGGGCACATGATGGTCATAAAATCAAATCCTGCAGGAAGCGTGAGGATGTTGAGTAGCATACAACTATGGGGACTGAGCTTAAGCGGTAGGCGATGGGAGTATATTTCAGAGATTTCAGGTGAAGTTATGGAGGAAATGAAGAGGCCATTTGGGGTGATGATTGGGTGCTTAGAGGGCAAGGATGGGATGGTAAGGGGGGCTTTAATGTCCAATAATGAGGGTTCATGGGGGATAATATGGGTGAGTTATGATAAAAGGACTAGTAAATGGAGTTGGGTCCTCCTCCCTGATTGCAAAATGAAGGGTCTAAACATGGCTGGTATTGCCTTGTCTTCTGGCGTCGTGTTGCCATGA
- the LOC119996539 gene encoding myb family transcription factor EFM codes for MASPSELSLECKPHLNTYSMLLKSFGDHHQAADKTQRLEEVLACLEEERLKIEVFKRELPLCMQLLTNAVEASRQQLQASRSANQGPRPVLEEFIPLKNSAPHEASDKCSNTCCDKANWMTSAQLWSQPAAADHNHATKPESTITSSTPTSCKENDASIGFNVLSPNLALDTKTRNGGGGAFLPFSKEQQRNATLRSLSDLALASADKETDHQVKANKICTTSTENENNINNGIRESSSAAKFANNEQGKESSITTTTQTTHRKARRCWSPDLHRRFVNALQMLGGSQVATPKQIRELMKVDGLTNDEVKSHLQKYRLHTRRPSPSPQAAGAPAPQLVVLGGIWVPPEYATAAAHSGAPSLYGASPASHPPPHFCAPVPPVPQDFYTAATPTTAPHLLHHHQQHQHQLYMYKATSQTTQSSPESDARGAGERSESIEDGKSESSSWKGESGENGGGERRGLAALRVDGGGDSNASEITLKF; via the exons ATGGCATCACCATCTGAACTGAGCCTTGAATGCAAACCACATCTCAACACCTATTCTATGCTCTTAAAATCATTTGGAGATCATCACCAAGCTGCCGATAAAACCCAAAGGCTGGAAGAGGTCCTTGCTTGTCTCGAGGAAGAACGACTCAAGATCGAAGTTTTCAAGCGTGAGCTTCCCCTTTGCATGCAACTTCTCACCAATG CTGTGGAGGCTTCAAGGCAGCAGCTACAAGCGTCTAGATCAGCAAATCAAGGGCCAAGACCAGTTCTTGAAGAATTCATACCCCTCAAGAACTCTGCCCCTCATGAAGCCTCAGATAAGTGTTCAAACACTTGTTGTGATAAGGCCAACTGGATGACAAGTGCTCAATTGTGGAGCCAGCCTGCGGCAGCTGATCATAATCATGCAACTAAACCAGAATCCACAATAACCTCTTCCACTCCTACTTCTTGTAAAGAAAATGACGCTAGTATTGGCTTCAATGTCCTAAGTCCAAATCTAGCCTTGGACACCAAAACCAgaaatggaggaggaggagcttttcttccATTCTCCAAAGAACAACAAAGGAACGCAACATTGCGGTCTCTCAGTGATTTGGCTCTTGCTTCTGCTGACAAGGAGACTGATCATCAGGTAAAGGCCAACAAGATATGCACTACTAGtactgaaaatgaaaacaatattAATAATGGAATCAGAGAAAGCTCTTCTGCTGCTAAGTTTGCCAACAATGAACAAGGAAAAGAATCCTCTATTACTACTACTACTCAAACCACTCATAGAAAAGCTAGAAGGTGCTGGTCACCGGACTTGCACCGTCGATTCGTCAATGCACTCCAGATGCTCGGTGGCTCTCAAG tggCTACACCAAAACAAATCAGGGAATTGATGAAGGTTGACGGTTTGACCAATGATGAAGTTAAAAGCCATCTGCAG AAATATAGGCTCCACACTCGACGACCCAGTCCAAGCCCACAGGCAGCAGGGGCCCCAGCACCTCAGCTTGTGGTCCTAGGTGGCATCTGGGTCCCACCTGAGTATGCCACAGCAGCAGCACACAGTGGGGCCCCCTCACTCTACGGCGCAAGCCCTGCTTCCCATCCGCCGCCACACTTCTGTGCCCCTGTACCACCCGTGCCGCAAGATTTCTACACAGCCGCAACACCGACAACGGCGCcccacctcctccaccaccaccagcagCATCAGCATCAGCTCTACATGTACAAGGCCACCTCACAGACCACCCAAAGCTCTCCAGAATCTGATGCGAGGGGCGCAGGAGAGCGGTCTGAGAGCATTGAGGATGGCAAGTCGGAGAGCAGTAGTTGGAAGGGTGAGAGCGGTGAAAATGGTGGTGGAGAAAGAAGAGGCTTGGCTGCGCTCAGGGTAGATGGCGGTGGAGATAGCAATGCAAGTGAAATCACTCTCAAGTTCTAA
- the LOC119997050 gene encoding homeobox-leucine zipper protein ATHB-5-like — MLDGLDEEGYIEESIHISEKKRRLSVDQVKALEKNFEVENRLEPERKMKLAQELGLQLRQVAVWFQNRRALWKTKQLERDYGVLKANYEALKLNLKFFSLFISQFCSFTPLQLVLMNKNDQYRRD, encoded by the coding sequence ATGTTGGATGGCTTGGACGAAGAAGGCTACATAGAAGAATCCATCCATATCTCAGAGAAGAAACGAAGACTAAGCGTCGACCAAGTCAAGGCCTTGGAGAAGAACTTTGAGGTTGAAAACAGACTTGAACCAGAGAGGAAAATGAAACTTGCTCAGGAACTTGGGTTGCAGCTAAGACAAGTGGCTGTGTGGTTCCAAAACCGCCGTGCACTGTGGAAGACTAAGCAATTGGAGAGGGATTATGGGGTTCTTAAGGCCAATTATGAAGCCCTCAAGCTCAACCTTAAATTTTTCTCATTGTTTATTAGTcaattttgttcattcacgccaCTTCAATTGGTGTTAATGAACAAAAATGATCAATATAGGCGTGATTGA